The nucleotide sequence TTTACTTGTCAAAATTTAGTTCGAATCCACAACAATTTCCATGAGTGGATTTTTTTCGAAACGGAATTTCCATGAGTGGATTTAAAAATCAACATATGTAAAGTTTTAAAATGCATACAACAACTACAAAATATCAATTTAGTCAGTCCAGTTTGTAATGCTGCTCCACCTTCCGGTCATTGACGAGCCCCTGGGCAGGCGCTTCCTCCTCCTCTCAGGTCTGCCTCCCTCTAATACTCTCAGTTCAAATTTGCTAATATCTACAGTACTGGTTGGGGAATTTTGGTAGTTCATTTTCCTAATATCTGCACGCTGCCCCTTCCTGCAGGACCCGACCCAACCACTGCCGCCATGGcatggcgcctccacctcccggcGAAGGACTACCACCTCCCCGACGACGTGCCCAACCCCGACGAGGCCCGCCGGCCCTGGAGTTCCTGCCGCGACGCCTCGACCTCCTGTTCAGCCATGGATTCTTGCCATCCACAACGACATCAGGAACACGATTGGTGAGAAACACCTTCGTGCTCCTCCTCTCCTACTCTTTAGTTCACATACTGCCATCCATGAAGGCCATTTTTCTTGTAATCTAGATTTTGATCCAACTGAAAGTTCAGAGTTCTTCGGGGGACTGCTCAgatgcaaaagagagagagagagggagggagggagggagagagagaggcggctACAATTCACTTGGGGGATGCTTTGTTGTGCAGGATTTGGGGGGTGCCTAGTCTGGCAAGAGTTTTCAAGTATACCATGTGTGATAGTGGCAATTTTCAAAAACTTTAAGAGTTCAAGTACATAAGAAAACATAAGTCCACTCTGTAAAAACAACAGTAGACGCAGAAAGTTCAGTTTTTCTATATACGATTGGTAATGCCGATGTGTTCCTTTGTGGTTTAGATTTCGGCAGTAAACTATGCAAACAATTTAAAAGTACTCAAGTCCAACTTGCAAACTAGTAGCAGTCCTATAGGGCAACAtgcatcaaattcaaaaaaatagcaaaccGGACTTGAAGCAAATTCGCATCTGGTTGCTTATTTCGTAGCTCATCGTTTCTAATATAAGCCAATGCTTCTATTCTAATCTGGTTGTTTATTTTGTAACTCACTTTTTCTAAGATAATGTTAAAAGTCCACTAGATGAAAAATTCTCTGTGTTAGCGATCAGTACTAGTGCTCATCAGTACGGCAAGCAGCAGTACTGATCAGTATGACTTACACAAATACTAGTACTGATTAGTACTTTCTTAATGTTAAAGATGAGCAGTAAAAGATACAAGTTGCACTTCCAGGGCAACTTGTCTCACATCCTTTTCAGGTTCAGGTAATAAATGTTTGGTATTCTTATATACTTGCATCAGTTCAGACTCGCGGATACAATAAGTTGTGGGAAAACCCATACAAAAGTTCAAAGTTGAGAAACAGGGGTTCTTTGTTTCAATGTTCGCTAGTGTATGCAGATTGGGTTTGCATGCATTTCATAGTTGGATGGCTACTGATCTCTATAAAACCTTGGAAGCAGTGCTTGCATTACTAGTCCAACCATACTAGGTAAAACTGAATGTACCTAGCCAGTTCAATAACATCATCTCCTTGTGCAAAAATAGTTAAAAAGGTCGAACTAACATCTA is from Triticum aestivum cultivar Chinese Spring chromosome 3A, IWGSC CS RefSeq v2.1, whole genome shotgun sequence and encodes:
- the LOC123062130 gene encoding uncharacterized protein isoform X1; amino-acid sequence: MLLHLPVIDEPLGRRFLLLSGPDPTTAAMAWRLHLPAKDYHLPDDVPNPDEARRPWSSCRDASTSCSAMDSCHPQRHQEHDWAGGEGRTSRCMMEKIASSCLDVQDTLLSFHICSG
- the LOC123062130 gene encoding uncharacterized protein isoform X2, encoding MAAIFHFPLPRSFPMEVQGASSSSQDPTQPLPPWHGASTSRRRTTTSPTTCPTPTRPAGPGVPAATPRPPVQPWILAIHNDIRNTIGPGEKAEPLGA